One region of Wyeomyia smithii strain HCP4-BCI-WySm-NY-G18 chromosome 3, ASM2978416v1, whole genome shotgun sequence genomic DNA includes:
- the LOC129733063 gene encoding MORN repeat-containing protein 4 homolog — protein MEGIQSGVVKCGGYRYDDGTRYIGDWNHRGQKHGMGSMMFSDGTRYDGAFSNGVCSGLGVMCFPDGAKYEGEFMQGWFHGHGVFWRSDGMKYEGEFRGGRIWGLGLITFSDQSHGFPRNEGFFQDCRLVRKKRCPEVIQRAQKVALMARAQCDQGN, from the exons ATGGAGGGAATACAGAGCGGTGTGGTGAAATGTGGCGGATATAGATATGATGACGGGACACGGTATATCGGAGACTGGAATCATCGTGGCCAAAAACACGGCATGGGCTCAATGATGTTCTCCGACGGAACACGCTACGACGGAGCGTTCAGTAATGGAGTATGCTCAGGATTAGGAGTCATG TGTTTTCCGGATGGTGCTAA ATACGAAGGAGAGTTTATGCAAGGCTGGTTCCATGGACACGGAGTTTTCTGGCGATCTGATGGCATGAAATACGAAGGCGAATTTCGAGGCGGGCGCATTTGGGGTCTCGGTTTAATTACCTTCAGTGATCAGAGTCACGGGTTTCCAAGGAACGAGGGATTTTTTCAAGATTGCCGTTTAGTACGCAAAAAGCGCTGCCCGGAGGTGATTCAACGTGCCCAGAAAGTTGCTTTAATGGCAAGGGCGCAATGTGATCAGGGGAACTAA
- the LOC129733050 gene encoding MMS19 nucleotide excision repair protein → MKFPWSHSTLVDVLKNDSKNHHECDKIYQDIINGKLSLAEFVQELGPALTNEDNQIRMKGTMLLSEVLEKLPADLLNDTQLEFIVTFYCDRMKDHHSNIPAILRGIHAITQMNNLPDGAATKLLGSLFMQIPCQSQQKDDRTKYIKIIARLAEVKKSELLAMNADFISGVIGAIEGERDPQNLLFLFDYMPMFFQNYPLLNLSEEMFEVFACYFPIDFYPNPDDPVAITRDLLALKLENCLCGSKEFTSFCIVLLLEKLDSELNIAKLDSLRLLIKCIKTFNMSDVTEHQDNIWNALKSELLPGHENKEIIQLAHDAILQLLIVTNSDAQIEEKLLTTIFLAIMGSIAQIASRQFEHCVKIALVCSEASPQAASFVVDKLIPIILSQLQTEELTEQQKCALIDVLQRLMVVCKRKNILKQLSSEMILAVQTHFVQILVQEYDTSELKRIALAGLISIPEVIIDENRFVVYTTIVHVLLSSDDARLDIEECLYQFAYFYPAEVMNVIVDKLIAKKYELVSSSTERIFHSLSKLLPLETLSNKINQFFMDLIFKEQLVEPVTIAAMKTLEVSILGENGKFLASMLFEKYKVIQKIIEQVRKEMFTPTSDYLFAASTLMRALMTQLSPEVQKIIIADYLSSMDLTKTKDLYLTSGILGYLDETISLENHFEHLVNSLTTIALHSEDDNEKQLCHHLLCSLFNRMPDDEHHRNVLLKLIKSLRVHLKNNNKKVVSILSWMGKGLLTRGHPLAGEIVEDIAELLDHPSLGNEAVLAFEILAGEFSQLHLPLIKNLFKQKLFIVVMKKLECTVERYLDTHLRALAQVYKYTPHVVLKMNIEKVGPILLKCLLQMNNDALENSLKIIARFVKDEDVFFRDHLQTIVPQLLKLSVYESSMHVRIDALQCLLHVTKYPPSLLLPFKQDVVLGLRTTLDDHKRLVRNASVAARLQWFLVGTDENKSSG, encoded by the exons atgaaatttcCTTGGTCACATTCGACACTAGTCGATGTTTTAAAAAACGATTCAAAAAACCATCATGAGTGCGATAAAATCTATCAAG ATATTATAAATGGTAAACTCAGCCTTGCGGAGTTCGTACAAGAATTGGGCCCTGCGTTGACTAACGAAGACAATCAGATCAGAATGAAAGGAACCATGCTCCTCTCAGAAGTTTTAGAAAAATTGCCAGCCGACTTACTCAATGACACTCAGTTGGAATTTATTGTCACATTCTACTGTGATCGTATGAAAGATCATCATTCTAATATTCCTGCAATTCTGAGGGGAATACATGCTATAACGCAAATGAACAATCTTCCAGACGGTGCCGCTACTAAACTGCTCGGCTCACTTTTTATGCAAATTCCTTGCCAAAGTCAGCAGAAGGACGATCGTAccaaatatataaaaatcataGCTCGCTTAGCTGAAGTAAAAAAATCCGAATTGTTGGCAATGAATGCAGATTTTATTAGTGGAGTTATTGGTGCCATTGAAGGCGAAAGAGACCCACAAAACTTGTTATTCTTGTTTGACTACATGCCCATGTTTTTCCAAAACTATCCTCTATTGAACCTGTCCGAAGAAATGTTTGAAGTGTTTGCATGCTATTTCCCAATAGATTTTTACCCAAATCCCGACGATCCAGTTGCTATTACCAGAGATTTACTTGCACTGAAACTAGAAAACTGTTTGTGTGGATCAAAGGAATTCACAAGTTTTTGCATTGTGCTGTTACTTGAGAAATTAGACAGTGAACTCAATATAGCGAAACTTGATTCGCTGCGATTGTTG ATCAAATGCATAAAAACATTTAACATGTCGGATGTTACTGAGCATCAGGATAACATATGGAATGCTCTAAAATCAGAACTGCTCCCAGGACACGAAAACAAAGAAATTATTCAACTAGCTCATGACGCTATCTTGCAACTGTTGATTGTCACAAATTCTGATGCACAGATTGAAGAAAAACTTCTCACGACTATATTTCTAGCAATTATGGGAAGCATAGCGCAGATTGCATCAAGACAATTTGAACATTGTGTAAAAATAGCTCTTGTTTGTTCAGAAGCATCACCACAAGCCGCGTCTTTTGTTGTTGACAAATTGATCCCTATCATACTTTCACAGTTACAAACAGAAGAGCTCACTGAACAACAAAAATGTGCATTAATTGACGTGCTACAAAGATTAATGGTAGTTTGTAAAAGGAAGAATATTTTAAAGCAGTTGTCTTCCGAGATGATTCTGGCAGTACAGACACATTTTGTTCAAATCTTAGTACAAGAGTATGATACAAGTGAGCTCAAAAGAATTGCTCTCGCTGGCCTAATATCCATTCCAGAAGTAATAATCGACGAGAATCGATTCGTTGTTTACACAACGATTGTCCATGTACTTTTATCATCAGACGATGCTCGTTTGGACATCGAAGAATGCCTTTATCAGTTTGCCTACTTTTATCCGGCAGAAGTCATGAACGTTATTGTTGATAAATTAATCGCCAAGAAGTATGAATTGGTTTCTTCATCCACAGAACGAATTTTTCATTCTTTAAGTAAACTGCTTCCGCTAGAAACCTTGAGCAACAAAATAAACCAATTCTTTATGGATTTGATTTTTAAAGAACAGCTAGTAGAACCGGTAACCATTGCTGCAATGAAAACTCTGGAAGTTTCTATTTTAGGTGAAAACGGAAAGTTTTTGGCAAGcatgttatttgaaaaatataaagtcatacaAAAGATTATTGAACAGGTGCGTAAAGAAATGTTTACACCGACATCCGATTACCTGTTCGCTGCGTCAACCCTAATGAGAGCATTAATGACACAACTTTCTCCAGAAgttcaaaaaataattattgcTGACTACCTTTCATCAATGGATTTGACAAAAACAAAAGACTTATACCTGACGTCGGGTATTCTTGGTTATTTAGACGAAACAATATCGTTAGAGAACCACTTCGAACATTTGGTAAATTCTCTAACTACAATAGCTTTGCACAGCGAGGATGACAACGAAAAACAATTGTGCCATCACTTACTTTGTAGCCTTTTCAATAGAATGCCGGATGATGAACATCATCGGAATGTGTTATTGAAGTTAATAAAGTCATTGCGGGTGCATTTGAAGAACAACAATAAAAAGGTAGTAAGCATTCTTTCCTGGATGGGTAAGGGTTTGCTTACTAGAGGTCATCCATTGGCGGGCGAAATTGTTGAAGACATTGCTGAATTGCTTGACCATCCTTCTCTAGGGAATGAAGCTGTGCTTGCATTCGAAATTTTGGCGGGAGAATTTTCTCAGTTGCATTTACctttaataaaaaatttattcaaacaaaaactttttatagTTGTCATGAAAAAGTTGGAATGTACAGTGGAACGTTATTTAGATACACACTTGAGGGCGTTAGCTCAAGTATACAAGTACACTCCGCATGTGGTATTGAAAATGAATATAGAGAAG GTAGGACCTATTTTACTGAAGTGTTTATTGCAAATGAACAATGACGCCTTAGAAAATTCACTCAAAATTATCGCACGCTTTGTGAAAGACGAAGACGTTTTTTTCCGGGatcatcttcaaacaatagtACCACAGTTGTTAAAGTTGTCTGTTTATGAATCGTCGATG CATGTTCGAATTGATGCTCTGCAGTGTTTGCTGCATGTTACGAAATATCCCCCTTCTTTGCTTTTGCCGTTTAAGCAGGATGTTGTTTTGGGACTGCGAACTACTTTGGATGATCATAAACGATTAGTAAGAAATGCGTCAGTAGCAGCAAGGCTTCAATGGTTTTTAGTAGGGACAGACGAGAACAAATCGAGTGGATAA
- the LOC129728887 gene encoding uncharacterized protein LOC129728887, with product MIHVEFHNGKVRNDFHKARKGKSLFLDEIALDNTTATECGIGLFELVTISVEELKEYLDRTDIQWNLTVVFELIRSWRKQNPSSSSTGLFSPNVLTVLLNATEEGKDILQKSSFGELSEAKQLSLADIIAKYHLAKEKKLRSDDLERYASAITSLFKFERKESYYLPRGGDRRNHGGKIINKIGNLKQKKRKLEEREEEHLKKFQADKQTGCENFVSQQSIEAYGWLALNEAPWSAVIDKWSVSHDYRKKLLGHRKSIIKILKACPHYKSSHGFQLIDIDFRLLALGATDGLNKLFAIRTLLIQYISERAADPSAKTLLDLLRNNNTSEDTKHCAILLALHTVLPPIAAGSRYKPTICEAQEDTVVFAKSPIIVKEKN from the exons ATGATCCATGTCGAATTCCACAACGGAAAGGTTCGCAACGATTTTCACAAAGCACGTAAAGGGAAATCTCTTTTCCTGGATGAGATTGCGCTCGACAATACTACTGCTACAG AATGTGGTATCGGATTGTTTGAGCTGGTCACAATTTCAGTTGAGGAACTAAAAGAATATTTAGACAGAACAGATATCCAGTGGAACCTGACGGTCGTGTTTGAACTCATCCGCTCTTGGCGAAAACAAAAT CCTTCATCATCGTCCACCGGTTTGTTTTCCCCAAATGTGCTTACAGTACTTCTGAATGCAACTGAAGAAGGAAAAGATATCTTGCAAAAGTCGTCGTTTGGAGAGCTCAGTGAAGCAAAGCAACTATCATTAGCGGATATCATCGCTAAATATCATCTGGCAAAAGAGAAAAAACTGCGTTCTGATGATTTGGAACGATACGCGTCAGCCATAACTTCGCTATTCAAATTCGAACGCAAG GAAAGTTATTATCTTCCTCGAGGTGGAGACCGCCGTAATCACGGAGGCAAAATTATCAATAAAATCGGAAatttaaaacagaaaaaacgtaAACTGGAAGAAAGAGAAGaagaacatttaaaaaaatttcaagctgATAAACAAACGGGTTGTGAGAATTTTGTCAGTCAACAATCTATTGAAGCATACGGATGGCTTGCTCTTAATGAGGCACCGTGGTCAGCAGTGATTGACAAATGGTCAGTGAGTCATGATTACCGCAAGAAATTATTGGGGCATAGAAAATCTATCATAAAAATTTTGAAGGCGTGCCCACATTATAAGAGTTCGCATGGTTTCCAGTTG aTTGATATAGACTTTCGGCTTTTGGCGCTGGGTGCGACTGATGGTTTGAACAAATTGTTTGCCATACGTACTTTGTTAATTCAATATATATCGGAAAGGGCAGCGGATCCTTCAGCGAAAACTTTATTGGATCTGTTGAGAAACAATAATACCAGTGAAG aCACCAAACACTGTGCTATACTGCTAGCATTGCATACTGTGCTGCCTCCTATTGCAGCTGGGTCACGATACAAACCCACCATTTGTGAGGCGCAGGAGGATACAGTCGTTTTTGCAAAATCACCTATTATTGTTaaggaaaaaaattga